A region of Liolophura sinensis isolate JHLJ2023 chromosome 8, CUHK_Ljap_v2, whole genome shotgun sequence DNA encodes the following proteins:
- the LOC135472467 gene encoding major facilitator superfamily domain-containing protein 6-like, with translation MPLAGQDNLKLLRLKVLYFLYYGGVGALLPFIPVYLKQTGLTASETGVIIGFLPFVSSAIRPLIGGAVDRYKIHKPVFIAVCLLAGLVYCSLLLVPRKVEFGQPINGTGLVDMRTDYRGCYLPIAYLDRCLKDSVDKKTLPWYRSFVTNVSNTVQLLSMIFCVPDAELSDDLSMVISGNMSSKALYIYPDSQYPPMVAFDIKEVAKVGQFITNCTINLSNVTFFPISTGTVECPSRTRYKCWHQKNIVSTEDRLDSKGEFQAPFWITFVILNFARLLHNSVMSFTDAVAYSYLGEDKSRFGVQRLFGSLGFVVVSVPLSILLYLYAESDGTTNFSISFYVYMGFTCLAAVKVSFMTISFRQKASNLCSALCKLLKDQQIALVLLVTTYAGAQLGVVEGFFFWYLKQLGATQLILGLCVGTGLGSEILFFFLSSPVLRRFGEVPTLQMSLLASAVRTISVSFVTNPWFGIFIQLLHGPVFSLMWAAASAYVNSIAPRGMAVTAQTILGSLVYGIGYGTGNLITGMVYDAIGPAWTFRINGSITVLVSMLFALIQGCYVKPKVQREREISVKIRR, from the exons ATGCCGCTCGCAGGACAGGATAACCTGAAACTTCTGCGCCTGAAGGTCCTTTATTTCCTGTATTATGGTG GTGTAGGCGCGTTGCTCCCATTCATTCCAGTATACCTCAAACAGACTGGATTAACAGCATCTGAAACCGGCGTTATCATTGGTTTCCTGCCATTCGTGTCGTCAGCTATACGACCCCTCATTGGTGGAGCGGTGGACCGTTACAAGATTCACAAGCCTGTATTTATTGCAGTTTGCCTCTTAGCAGGACTCGTTTACTGCTCGCTATTGTTGGTGCCGAGAAAAGTTGAATTTGGTCAACCAATCAATGGAACGGGTCTGGTGGACATGCGCACTGATTATCGAGGCTGTTATCTTCCGATCGCGTATTTAGACAGATGCCTGAAAGACAGTGTTGACAAGAAAACTTTACCTTGGTATCGCAGTTTTGTCACGAATGTCAGTAACACCGTCCAGTTGTTGTCTATGATATTCTGTGTACCGGATGCAGAGCTTAGTGATGATCTCTCAATGGTCATATCTGGGAACATGTCATCCAAAGCACTATATATTTATCCTGACTCACAATATCCACCGATGGTTGCATTCGACATCAAAGAGGTGGCCAAAGTTGGCCAATTCATAACAAATTGCACCATTAATCTTTCGAATGTAACTTTTTTCCCAATATCCACCGGGACAGTCGAGTGTCCGAGTCGTACAAGGTACAAATGCTGGCATCAGAAAAATATTGTGTCAACTGAAGATAGACTAGATTCGAAAGGAGAGTTCCAGGCTCCATTTTGGATTACGTTTGTGATTCTTAACTTTGCTAGGTTGTTACATAACAGTGTGATGAGCTTTACTGATGCCGTAGCCTACAGCTATCTCGGCGAAGACAAGTCACGATTTGGAGTCCAGAGACTTTTTGGGTCATTAGGCTTCGTTGTGGTATCTGTCCCGTTGTCCATATTGCTGTACTTATACGCTGAATCAGATGGCACTACGAACTTCTCCATATCATTTTACGTATATATGGGGTTTACTTGTCTAGCTGCCGTAAAGGTGTCTTTCATGACGATTTCATTCCGCCAAAAAGCTTCGAATTTGTGCTCGGCTCTTTGTAAATTACTTAAGGACCAACAAATCGCGCTGGTCCTTCTAGTGACGACCTACGCCGGGGCGCAATTGGGGGTTGTGGAGGGATTCTTCTTCTGGTATCTTAAGCAGCTGGGAGCTACGCAGCTAATTCTCGGTCTTTGTGTGGGGACTGGCCTTGGAAGTGAGATTCTCTTCTTTTTCCTATCTTCCCCGGTGTTGCGCCGATTTGGAGAGGTGCCCACCTTACAGATGTCTCTGCTGGCCTCCGCTGTGAGAACCATATCTGTGTCATTCGTGACAAATCCGTGGTTTGGGATATTCATACAGCTTCTTCACGGTCCTGTATTCAGTCTTATGTGGGCGGCCGCGTCAGCCTACGTCAACTCAATCGCCCCGCGGGGAATGGCAGTAACAGCACAGACGATCCTGGGAAGCTTGGTGTACGGAATAG GTTATGGTACGGGCAACCTGATCACTGGAATGGTGTACGACGCTATCGGACCCGCCTGGACATTCCGGATCAACGGTAGCATAACCGTGCTCGTGTCTATGTTGTTTGCTTTGATTCAGGGCTGTTATGTCAAACCAAAggtgcagagagagagagagataagCGTG AAGATCAGGAGATGA